The stretch of DNA ATCAATAAGAATGTTTCAACCTTCCATGTCATATAAAAAAAGTGGGGTGAAGTAGCAGAAAACATGGTCgtgattggttgacagtgtaaaattattttacactgtatgtgcatattcttttttctctattGATTTACTTGTATTCGTATTGGAATGGTCGTAAAAAATTATCTACataaaaaagatgatttttttttacataaaaaaattatatcgaATATGTCTTGGTGAGCATAACTCAATTTGCAAGGACATTGCAAATTATTGCAGGGACTAGAGTTCGAACCCAGTACTCCcacttaggctatgtttggtaaaattaagctatcaGCTAACTGGTAGTTGAAAAGCTAGCCGATAGCTTATCAGCTAGCTtttagctgatagctgaaaagatagcataatgaaattaaaatgtttggtaaatttagtttttataaatataaattgacGTAAAAGTACATGGTTATTTTATGTGAGTGGGTAATTATTTTCGTGAATGtgtagtttttttattaaaagaaaataaatataaataataaggttaaaattggaagaaaaggtaaaaaactataagctcaaacgttacttgaaataacatatgaaaaaaagctataagctggTATAGAAAAactcgttaccaaacacctctaattttatgaaacaagcttataaactacTATAATAAgatataaactagcttattcgtattaccaaacacacccttaatcACCTTTAAAAAGGTAAAATTCTAGTCACcagactatttgacaaaaaaatacatcaaatataaatataaagtcaatattacaaaaaatgaaaatgataaatctCTATATAAATTTACATGATCCAAATTAATACTCCGTCCGGTCCTATTACAATGTTATACATTCATTACATAAATACATTCACAAGGTTAATTTTGGAATTATAACAcctaatattttagaatttttaataaaaaaaataagtctcttTCATAggtttatttttctcaatgtgtttcttatatataggagcGGAATGAATAACATACAACGATAAAATACTTATAAATAATAAGATATAAAATCAAAGTTATCGGaatattaataatcaaatttatcGGAAAAAAAATGGCTGAGAGATGGATAGTGGTATCAAGCAATAATGAGGGGAGAAAGGACAAAATGTCAATATCTTATGAATTGTTGTTTGATGTGAAGATATTTGGgaatttttgttaatatttgaaGTGATTTCTTTTCATATGGTGAAGTGATGAACggtgtaattttgtttttaactgCAAATATATTACTAAAGCAAACTGTACAAAAAGTACAGCCCAAAAAACAACACAATATTCTCTAAATTAACAAGTAAAGAGAGGCCAAACAACACTACAAAAATTAGTAGAGTGAACGAAAACACATTAATCTACACTAAGAATGTTGTTATTGTTGgttatttaaaataactcaCAATCTACCAATCATTAGTTTGGTCCAGTGATAATTGGCACTAGATTTAGTAGGAATGATCACTGTTCAATCCCCCGCAACTATGATAGGGAGGGGCTGTAATCATTGCCAAAACTGACCCTGAATCAGATTAGGTAGTCCAGTGAACCAGATACTGGTGGTGGAAAAGAAATCACTATCttgatcaaaataaaataactcaCTATAACACATTAATCTACAGATTCTATAACCCACTTGgtgttggtctagtggtgttggtttgggtccttggagtatgctcctctcaaggtctcaagtACGATTCCCCCTAGTGTCAATTTCAGTGGGctgtccatacagagcaaaaaactctgactttaaatggggcccctgCAAGTGGacggtgagattggtccccttgaattagtcggtcttaagaccggataccaagctttcaaaaaaaatctacaGATTCTATTTTAAAAAGACTGCATAATTttggatagaaaaaaaaaaaaagaaaaagaagaagatcaagtGAAGCCACATTTTTTAAGGGATTTTATATGTTGGGAAATGCTAATATTTTCTCTTAGGACACTTGTTAGTGTATACTAATGAtagaaattttgtattaaaaattgcacattatatttgttttaaagtaaattttgttGAAGACATAATTACCATTTGAAACATTCTtcatattgaaaataaattcattGTATATTTTCAAATTAGTAGCAACCTATATATAGCCTCCTTGGAGAAAGAAAATAATGACATCTAAACCAAAGTAGAagcaaattaaaaattacaattGATGTGTATTTGATCTCTAATGAATGTCATAATGAAAGAGTGctatcaaaaaaatatactatagttttgaactttatgtttttaagggaaataaaaaattagaaatgcAAAGCTAGCTTAAGGGCTGGGATCAGTCCTTAAAGAGAGTTTTAGAAAAAGTTGAGGTTCTAATTAACAGAAAATGATAAGGAGTTACTACCCTCCTTTTGTTCTAAGTACAAGAAAATTTTTGGTGAAaccaaataaattattttaaaaaatatagaagaaaCTTTGGATATATTATTGGTAAATGCTTCTAATACATTAGAGTTGGTCGTCGTCGTCGAGGACTTATTCGTGGTAAGCAACAAGGGTGGTTGAGAGTTTGAGGTGTGTGAAAAGACCTCGACGACGATGACCAACTCTCAAACTCACGCGATTACTAAAATGCTAATGGGTGAGAATAAATTGTTAGTCCCGATCATGTTGGAGTTTAGTTCCAATGTATTCAACATCTTATTCAATTGAATTGGAAGGTTAAAATTCAACACTTTTATATTGTGAAactaacaaatttatttatttatttattttattgcgaGTTCTAATCAACACCCTAATATTGCGAGTTCGAATGAACACCTCTAATATCGTAAATGTTTTACAATATGAACtgtattctttctttctttctttcattcttACAAAACACGCAATTTTCAAACCTAGTTAGTAGCTTAATAAGGccatttcaatttttcatttctcaCAAGCACTTTTTGAAAAGTTACTAACTTGGCTATGCTTCAAAATAGGCATGCAGTGCAAATAACGTGcgtgtaatatatatatacacaattaGTAATTACTTTATGTTATAGatctaaaaaattatgaacttaatctttaccaaaaaattaatagatCTAAAAAGAAATATAGAACAACATTTCTTAATGTGAAATCAATTTACGTGCTTATAATTGGATTAAAGCTAATCTATATTGGGTTTAGGGATAACGTGTGGTACATAACTCATGTCTCAtaaattgtcaaaataaaataaaaaaaactcatgatGTCTCATAAGGGAGAAACTTGTTGAAGTTAATTTGTAGCACTCTAACAATGATACCATTTTAAGTTTCATACATTACTAATAAGTGACCCTTAGTCctataattttatgtaatatttatgaaacacatacatattttactTCAATGATACAAAATTATACAACTCTCactgaaaaaaaatcaatatttcaTGATTgtcttggtaaaaaaaaataatatctcaTGATTGTGGTTTATTTTTTGGATggaaatataaaaaagaaaatctaGTGAAGCTAAATATATAATTCGCTATAAAACATTTCTCAAGGGATTTTATTTGTACAAATGTActtcaaattcaaaaaatgtttgCAGCCGAGGATTCATATTCCTATCATCCAATAGAAACTTGATATTAGTTAAAAAACTTCATTTACTTTTATTACACCCACCACAAAGGAACAAACCACACTCACTCGCTAAAAGAAAGAAATACGTCCCACTCATTTTTCATTCatcatttttccttttttagtttTGAGGGGGCTTTTAGTTTTGACTAATGCATTAGCATTTCATCAAGTTTGTTTTTGTCTAGTCCCTTAATCTTCAATTTGTCCggtttcaaaaatttcaaaaatgaacggtgttaatgaaaaattgtttttgtctAGTccctaaaaaatgaaatagtcattggattgagtaaaaaaactttataataattatactatataatataattacttTATGTTATAGAACAGTGtaattttgcttttttaatgcatgatgaagtttttttttttttgtttacaatgagctgaaaATCGAACTCAAGACTTATAACGTAttactcaaacccctcaccactagaccaaacctagtgacttaatACATAGTGAAGTTAGAACAGTGTAATTattgttaattaaaataattcacTGCAACATGCAACATATTTATTCCAAATCATATATTACACATTCATGTTAGTTgatatgaataaaatatatgaatggTCCTACATGATAATGATAGCTATTACGAAAACTTCTATATATACCTCTTTCATTCTACATTTGACATAAACATAATATCAACAAATTCTCTTCTTATTTTCCTTCGTTCCATCTGTTTTCTCCTCCTCTACCGATGGCAATGCTACTCTTCTTCATTATTGTGATTTCTGCTGCTGCAGATAGTTACTCTTCTTCTCCACCACCTTATGAGGTTAGCTAGCTATATGAACCAaactttgataaaaaaaattgaatttttttctttctttcttaagCATGTACTTATATATCCAATGTCTATTccatttttgaattattattataaattttttcaatttaagtGCACCCtaattttcaagttttgatCTTATAATCACttcaagtttttaaaaaataatatctaaTTTTCCTTAACTTCTTGATCTAATGATCTATAATCGTACAGTTATTGTTTGTTGATTATTGATCTATGAATTAACCACAACATTAAATAATAACGGAAAGTTATGACACATATTAAGCTAGCTAAAAGTAGAAATTTAACAAAGTGTATATCTGAAATTAACCACTTAGATAGATTCTAGTGACTAATGACTTTTATTTAAAGATGGATTATTAAAACATAATTGAGTTCAAATTATGAATGAAATAATGTGATACCCCATacttaatttactattatattttatcttattACTACGAAAAGTTATGTTTACTTCTGATTAATTAGTAGTGTGGGGAGTTGACAGTTAGAGCAACCACAATGGAGAAATCCAATTTTGACTACCTAAGTGGGTCCCGCGTGTACatattacttatttataaaCGAGTCCCACAAATTcagcacctcttaaaaaattctaaacggGTCCCACAAATAACTCCACATGTcatcaataactctacatcTTTATAAATGAGTCCCACAAATTCTATTATGTACTATGAGAGAGAGTACTTATTTGAGAAGTGATACCTATTTgatactaaaatgtgttgtgctccaatgatAGTACATAATAAGTACCATAAATATCTAATAGATACTATATCATTGGAAATGGTCTTATACAAACATACgctaaaataacaaataattttttagtacaACTAACTAACTACTAAGAGAGGGAGTAAGGAATATTATTTATTGACTTTCAAATTTAGTCTCCGAATGCGGGccctatattattattttatgaaatagCTTTATTGTATGAtctaattaaaatctaaaaggCAATGTAATTTATAAGTAAACTAGCGGGTCAGGCAGGCGCGTTGCCTGTGTCTaatttatgtacaaaaaaaaaaagatacgccttatgttatggtgagtttgttaataaaaaatttttgttgctactaaaaaaaagcaatggtaatgttggtattatgaaaattctaccccaaaactcatgtattctttttatatattatagtatagaataaatatagatgaaaaaaccataaaaaaaagagaggaagttaagggcaattatggaataattaaaaaagcataaaggaagttaagggcaaaatggacaaaaaaaaatccagcccaaactcccttatcccctttatatattgttatagatatagtatagaatagatatagatgaaaaaaccataaaaaaaaaaagaaaggaagttaagggcaattatggaataattaaaaaaccataaagaaaGTTAAAggcaaaatggacaaaaaaaaattcatcccaaactcccttatcccctttatatattgttatagatatataAAGACTTTTAGCCTAAAAGACTTTATTTAAAAAGGCAATGTAAtttataagtaaataaataaagttactcaaatatgtaattaaataattaaataacatgCCTTAGGAGTACTATGTTTGGCTCTCATAACATGCCTTATGTTATTTATGATGAGTACtagttaataaattttttgctgctcaaaaaaaaaaaaaattaaataagtaaaagaaaaatctcTCCCTACTCTTTCTTTATTGGCTATATATAAAGCTTCAGGAGTAAATTTCAGTGAGTTGAGAAGTAGAAATTCAAATGAACAATTTATTTAGACGAGTGCAGATAATGATAATATATAGGAGAGGAAAAATCAATTTTCTGAATTGAGgaaaactaatttataaataataatataaaagatcatATGTTTAATTGATTAAGTCAAAAAAACATATGTTTAGTTGATAGCAAAATTTTAATGAAGTGGGGTCAGGTCTGCTAATCTCAATAGATATTCCCCCTAGGCCACCCCCTGCCACGTCAAATGTCTTTGTGTTAATGCTTTTTACTCTCTCATAGACACAAAGAATATATTTGATAACTTTTTTTGATGTTAATGGATCCCCGCATCAATTGTGGAGATCCGCGAGAATGTGGATGGAGGCAGAATGCTAACTTCAAAGCGCAAATATGTATAAAATTAACTATTTGAATGCAGGCTCGGTTTTGGGCCAGGACAACCAAGTCCCCAGCTCAGGGCCTCCAAAATATTGAggtctcaaatttttttttcaagtccATGATCACAGTTATTAGTTAAGTAAATGTTTTGGTGAAAACTTCTGATGAAGTGTTGAGTGGTCTAGTGGTGTGCACATGGCTGCTAAGTGCCAATGTTTAGGGTGGTAGGTTCATATCCTACCTAtgctagttttttattttactagacgattacccgtgcgatgcacaggtcttatgcgttgttttatactgtaacatcaaaaaattatttgtataggtaataattttaaaatcgaaacaataggtattatcaaaataataataataacaatagaaATTATCTAAATGGgaaaaattgatgttgaaacataataagtttttttatattataaatctcgttggaagattctgagttggataaactacttcattatcgaatctgtcatttatattaatttgaaacatattgggacaaagataaaccaacttaactcgtactcaaaatcgaatatgataaaaatcacgCAAAGCATGCAAACCatcagtaaattttattttatctatttttttactaacaattcaaattgaattttatttggaTCAACCAAAAGAACATGACAATGAATTTGCATACCAAAATTATCAGTAAATAGTCCTAACAATCGACCAACTTCCTATATGcacaaaaattggaaaaaagaTTATCAGCAAAAGTATTAActattttgtaccaaaaataataaattgaacaaaaaaaattaaaatgaatagtaaccgaaaacaacaacaacaacaacaacaacaacaacaacaataataataataataataataataataataataataataataataataataataataatataataataataataataattagtaccacacattaaatgaatgtaagtggatgatgtggctaaatgaaagattTTGATTGGTTTAAGTGGGTgacgtggattagggtttagatagtcaattggataactatctaggatttatatatatagattttaaGAGATCAATTCATAATAAAtatagttaattttaatttaatattatttatagttCGTATTGAATATgacaaaaattgttttcttttataaaaaaacgagtattttataaatagaaCTCTATAGCTTACaaataattttactatttttttttaaaaaaaactatattttgttatttctttgaaaataaataattcatttttaaaattaagttgcaatttttattaaaaaaccataagttttttttacacGACTAACAAtactatcatttttttaaggtgtattttgttgttattgattagaatatgacattttttatattattgatgttgttttaatttttttttaaaagttactctcttttaaaaattgcatttttttaaataaaaaacatattaattgtACTAAATTTATTTACCTTTAAAATGCTTCTTTATCCAATTTATCTGGGAGCTCCAAATGTATTAGAACGGCtatatgttattttcaatttaaatagatgatgttctttaaaaaaaaaattaacaaaaaaaaattattagggGCCCTTATAATTATTTGCCCTGAACCTCCAGAATATCGGAATCGGCCCTGTTTGAATGTACCGATTCATTTTGGCTTAACTTTTGCATCCTTTGTTGTTGTGTATTATGCAGGTTAAGACACTTGAGGGACAAGGAGTGCCTTTAGATCAAGCTGAAGCAATAACTGCTGCTGCCATAACTAATCAGTCATTGGTACCAAAAGAAGAAATGCAAGCTGAATCCAACCTGCCCAAAATCAAAGCAGAAGTGCAGAACTCACAGGTATTCATTTAATTGAGAAGTTTAGATATTTAGAAAGCAAATGTACTTAAAAGATTACATTCAAATAGATTGAGTATTTTCTCATGCATTGAAGAATTTGAATCCATTCtgcaaaattcaaaatcaagaataaaattaaacatcaaGACCAGATAAAATTGCATTGTACGAGAATGAATTTGCAGTAAATTTAGCCATTGAATTCAAACtcgttaattttgattttgaaaactCAATAACATGCAACCaggaaaatgtaaaaaaatggAATGCGATCGATGTCATCGGACAGGGCCGGCCCTGTGGGTGTGCAAGGTGACCCACTGCACAGGGCCTCAAACATTTAGGGGCCTCAAATTGTTTATATcggtctattaaaaaatttatatatgtaaaaaaataatgactttgttagtactaaaaatattttagtactaaaaaaaattaatagatacactcttaattttataagtaacttgcggttgattgtaaaaaaagaaactaacatttcgagaaagttttttttcttgaagGAACCGtaagttgataatgatattagagtgaagatgtattttaatgttattgattaaaatatgtcgtttttagatgttatttagtatgatgactattttttatgttatttacgaTTCAAATAGAgaataacttttaaaaaaattgtattttttattggtgGACATCTCTGCCACCCTAAACCGCTCACACAAGGGCGTAccatccacccagggatcgGTCCAAAAAAAAGTCTCTGACCCATCCCCCACCCTCCTCACAACATGCTCCCCGAACCATCTGCCCCCTTGCTCACCATCTCCCTCCCTGATACGCAcaatctccctccaccacaaaGACCCCCTCCGACCTCCGTCCCGAATTCTGCCTCTCTCAACCCCATACCTAGCTGCcaacactctaaaccacaaCCCCCCGCTGTCCACCAatatcctccaacaccacttaccCAAAAGGGCCTGGTTGAACTCCCGCAACCGCCTAACCCCCAAACCTTCACTCTCCTTAGGTAAACAAACAGATTTCCAACTAACCTAAGaaattttcctagaatcctcacaccccccccccccccaacaaaatttaatgaaaagagattcaatagaggaaataatacctgagggagctttgaagaaggaaagagcgTAGACAGGTAGAGAGGTCAAGACAGATTTCAAcagaaccagacgaccaccaaaagacaaGAAGCGACTCTTCCACCCAGACAATCTATTCTGTAAACGATTCAGCACCAGATCCCAAAAACTCAGTCGCCTTGGATCACCCCCAATCGGAAGACCCAAATAAAGGAAATGAATCTTTCCCACCTTACAGCACAGAGCAGACGCAGCTTCGCCCAACCAGGAATCAGAAATATTAACTCCAACCAAcatgcttttattaaaattaactttCAGACCTGACATAGTCTCAAACAGTACAAGAACAGCACGCAAAGCCCGAACATTTGCCCAGCTTTTAACCCCTAGCAAGAGAGTGTCATCCGCAAACTGGAGGTGTGATACCGAAGTCAAACACTGCTCACCAATACTATACCCCGAAAATAAATTTTGTGTTACCATTGCCTCCATTAACACATTCAGGCCCTCCGCAGCCAAGAGGAAAAGAAAAGGAGACAGTGGATCACCTTGCCTAAGACCACGACTAAGAGGAAATTCATCAGTTGGACTACCGTTGACTAAAACAGACGCCGTAGCCGTACagacacactctctaatccatttCCTCCACAAAGTAGGAAAAGACATTCTCCCCATGACATCATCCAGATAGCGCCTCGTCCACCACCTCATTAGCAACAAGAATGCCATCAAGGATTTGCCTATCCTTCACAAACGCTAACTGGGCCTCAGAAATGACGCTCCCAATCACAAGACGCAACCTGTTCGCTAAAACctttgccaaaattttataaagacaaCCCACGAGAGAAATGGGCCGAAAGTCGTTCAGCCTTTGGGGACTATCAACTTTAGGAATTAAAGCtataaaagtggaatttaaacCCTTAGAAAGCTTTCCATTCCGATGAAATTCAGATAGGAAACGCATAATGTCACCCCGCAGCTCAGCCCAGAAGTCTTTaatgaaaccaaaattaatCCCGTCAGCACCAGAGCTTTTATAACTATCACAATTCCACACAGCGGATTTCACACAGCGAAAGCGAGTGAATATCAATCGACACACCATGAAGCTCCGCTAACTCCTCTTCAGAAAGATCCTCTTCCTCACCCTTCTCATCTAGGGCCGAAAGCCTGGCTTTCAAATTATCGATGCGACTAGGAAGTTATGAGTATGAGACCTATGCCACTCTTTCAACCCTGCCTTAAGCAACTTAAGCTTTTCCTTAAGCACGTAACCACCCCAACCATCGACCTGAAGCGAATTCCACTTTTCTCTCACAAAAGAATGATATCCAGGCATATCCTTCCAACACTTTAGCATCCTAGACGGTCGAGGACCCCAGTCTTCCTCATTCGCCGATAAGACAAGAGGACAGTGGTCAGATAGCCCTCTCAGAAAGGAGAAATCTATTTAGGCGACTCATAGACAAACCATCCCCCTTGAACCAAGTAAACTTACGACCAATCAAGGGGAGATCAACCAAGGAATTATCTTCAATGAACTGAAAAAAGGGAACGTGATCTAAAGAACGATGACCACCCCGCATCGAACGTCGTTCATCCAATCGTTTCACGGCATTAAAatccccacacacacacactatctTCCCCACCAGCGAACGAAGCCGCTCCGAAATAGTCTCCCACAGCCGTTGCTTTTCCCCATCATCATAAGGGGCATAGACATTTGCCACATAAAACTCTTCTCCAGACTTAGTGAAACGACCATGACACCACAACACGTGCTCACGACTCTCTGTCCACCACATCTCCACCTCAGAAGAATCCCATAAAGTTAAAATCCCGCCTGAACCCCCAACCGAAGGGCGATATGAAAACCCATGAAAAGAGCTACCCCATAGATtagaacaaagaaaaacatcACAATTTTGTAGCTTCGTCTCCTGCAGACAAAGAATAAAGGGTTTCAGTTCCCCCACCAACTGGCCTACATCCTTCCTCTTCTCGAACCCACCCAACCCTCTTATGTTCCAAGAAACGATCTTCATTCACAAACACTCTCTCCCCTAACTCAGCAAAAATCACACAAACTAGCATCCTTTCTCAGGACGAGGTTCCCCCACCGAGACCCTACTTGAATATTCCTTCTTACCTTTACCCGCCCTGGATAAAATATTGAACATGTTCACGTTATCTCCCTTAAACTTGACCAATTGCTTTCCCTATACCCCAAACATCATCCACCGCCAATTGATCATTGCCGTGAACGGCCACCTAGTTCTTCCAATCGTTACTAATGGATCCGGACGAGGAGGAATCTCCACTGGAGGCTAGGCGACTCACAGAGCAAGAACGATTAATATCGTCCCCACCCCTACGTCGTCGAACCttcttttttaaaacttttaaaatctcacaacGATCATTGTTTGGCATCGAGCAACTTTTTTAATACTGTGAAGCGGGGTGACGAAGGACCCCACCTGCCTTCTTTTTCAGGTTATCCTGTTGCCCTTTCTTAATAGAACTCTGACCAGAATAGTAACCCTTCCTACCTTTCTTACTCGCAGAAAAAATCACACCAGCATCCCCGTGATTCTGATCNNNNNNNNNNNNNNNNNNNNNNNNNNNNNNNNNNNNNNNNNNNNNNNNNNNNNNNNNNNNNNNNNNNNNNNNNNNNNNNNNNNNNNNNNNNNNNNNNNNNNNNNNNNNNNNNNNNNNNNNNNNNNNNNNNNNNNNNNNNNNNNNNNNNNNNNNNNNNNNNNNNNNNNNNNNNNNNNNNNNNNNNNNNNNNNNNNNNNNNNNNNNNNNNNNNNNNNNNNNNNNNNNNNNNNNNNNNNNNNNNNNNNNNNNNNNNNNNNNNNNNNNNNNNNNNNNNNNNNNNNNNNNNNNNNNNNNNNNNNNNNNNNNNNNNNNNNNNNNNNNNNNNNNNNNNNNNNNNNNNNNNNNNNNNNNNNNNNNNNNNNNNNNNNNNNNNNNNNNNNNNNNNNNNNNNNNNNNNNNNNNNNNNNNNNNNNNNNNNNNNNNNNNNNNNNNNNNNNNNNNNNNNNNNNNNNNNNNNNNNNNNNNNNNNNNNNNNNNNNNNNNNNNNNNNNNNNNNNNNNATATATGAGAAAATACATGTAAtattgttgtgttgttttgagAGAAATGggttttatatgattttatgaATTAATGATGAACCTTGGTGATTTGGTGTTGATTGTCGATGAAATGATGTTGTTGAGGTTCAAATATCATGAGTGTTGATTAGTGGGACTAATGGAATTCAAATTGGGATTTTGGAAAATcaaagattcaatttttatagTTTAAGAAAAACTGTCTTTTTATAAGGTCTGAAGAGAAAACGTAATTTTTTATCCTTTTGCGCTCTGAATTGGTTTTTGTcgtcaacatgaaagttgtaacTCTTCTCTTTAGCTTTTCAACACATGTTCACGCGTCTCAATCGGATGCTCGTAACTGAAGTTATGATCCATGCATTGAGCAGCTGTTTTTCAAAATTGTCTGTCCGCCAAATCGATTGAAACTGTCATAACTTGAGAAAAATCATGTTTTTGAGGTCCAATTGATTCCTAATACTTAGGCTACCTATTCCTAATCGTTAGGTGAGTTTATGGGAGTTTAAATCACTACTTTTCTATGATAAACTTGGTGGTTAATTAGGAGAAGTTGTTTTGGAAATAAAACGAAGTTAGTAACCAATAACTAGAGGATTTTGGGGAGTGTTAGAGAATGGAGTTGGGTGAGGTTTAAGATAAATTAAACCATGTTATCTTATCCTTATGATGTAGATGATGTGTTATGGTTGGTTGAGTAACATTGTTGTTTGTTTATGAATATTTTCATAAGATTAATGGTGATGTCAATGCATGAAAATTGATAATGAATTGATGAATGATTGGAGATGATGTATCATACCGACACATCTGCTCTCTCAATTCCTCTGCCACTGTGCCACCACCTGATCCTGCATAACCACTAATTTTAACCTACACAGCATATGCAAGAATTAGGATTTCTAGTCATTTTTACCAGATGAGCAGGACATGCGCAGTAAGGAGC from Trifolium pratense cultivar HEN17-A07 linkage group LG5, ARS_RC_1.1, whole genome shotgun sequence encodes:
- the LOC123885919 gene encoding exodeoxyribonuclease-like; translated protein: MKIVSWNIRGLGGFEKRKDVGQLVGELKPFILCLQETKLQNCDVFLCSNLWGSSFHGFSYRPSVGGSGGILTLWDSSEVEMWWTESREHVLWCHGRFTKSGEEFYVANVYAPYDDGEKQRLWETISERLRSLVGKIVCVCGDFNAVKRLDERRSMRGGHRSLDHVPFFQFIEDNSLVDLPLIGRKFTWFKGDGLSMSRLNRFLLSERAI